CAACGTGGTTAAGTATTAGAATCCTTGGTCCAGGAGGGACTCCcacctctttaagcacacttcctGTAAGAAAAGGCATGGTACCGTCTGTCGGCAAGCCTTTCTCAAAGTTCTTCTCGTAATTCTGAAGGCCAAGGTTCGACAACATGCATTTTGTTCTTGTATACTCCACCGGCAGCTCAGAGGATTTTTCACATAGCTTAAAAACACCACctctaagagcaagtcttatggtggaatccaaactatttcaagtgtggaaaaatcatgaaaTGTAAAGTCTAAtagcttccaagttggggtcttccacagaaaatccaagcaaggttccacggtttcgtggaatccatctgaacgccaataagaatagcgttaaacgcaattaagattggagtttttttttatccgtagatttaaaatgagttgttcaaatctaacggctgaaaaaaaagcttcattcttaattgcgtttttttagctccattcttaattgtgttttatccgtagatttaaaatgagttgttgaaatctaacggctgaaaaaaagctccattcttaattgcatttttttagctccattcttaattgcgtttttttagctccattgagaataacgttttttttatccgtagatttaaaatgagttgttgaaatctaacggctgaaaaaaaaaacttcattcttaattgtgtttttttagctccattcttaattgcgtttttttaactccattaagaatagcgtttctactattccaccattacacttgcgtttccatccacagttccaaatgctgaggtggcgtggaagatggatggattccaccataagacttgctctaataagCGCACATACGGCCCCTACTATGACTGCCTCGGCTGCCACATAAGGACTCTCCGGACGTGTCATCAATCTACAGGTGGCTCAAGAAACAAGAACCGCTGCCATCGTAGTCTGGACATCCTCTTTCCCTCTAATTCTTTTCATCACACAAGCTATACTGGCATTGATTCCCCGCGCAGCAGCGAAAACACGAGCTTCTTCCATTGGAGTACCGAGGAAAGCCTTCGATTTAATGGCAAGTGAATGATGTGGAAAGATGTGACCAGCAACCTGGGCTGCGGCTCCTACAGGACCACCGAAAGCAGCTCCTCGGATTGCATTGGATACACTAACGGTAACTTGAACAGGAAAAGATTGTTTGGAAACCCAATTACGGTATCCATTTTCTAATTCCTTGAAGTTCATTTCAAActcagttaattttcttgaaaaccctaataacaaCGCCGCTCTGTATCCCGGAAGAATCTACTTTACCGTGGTGAATATTATGATGAAGTATGTAGGGGTGGTAACTTGGGAGGCATGGTCTGGGTTTAACTTAAAACCAACCCCGGTTCAGAAAAAGGAAAATTATCATGAGCCCGAACCCAAGTTCAATGGTGACACTCTGTCTCTAGAATTGTCAGTAACTTTCTCTTATATCCCCAAATTCAAATTGCGGGAGCTTTGACGGTTTCTGTTTGTAGGAGAGTTTGCTATCTCTGAATGAGATGGTGTGCCTTCATACACCTTCCGATCCACTTAATCTTGTGCTAAAGCAGTGGCCAAATTAGCGGAATCCTTTCATGCTAAGGTTATGACAGCATGGGGTCCTCCAAATTCCAATGTCTGCAGGGTAGGAGCAGTCATTCCTGAGGATGAGTTTCTGTCACAGcattatgtaaatttctttacccaGCTCGAATTCTGTAGATGAAAAACGCCCAAAACCAAGGAAGCTCCTTTGCTTGCTCACCAACTCAAATCATATGTATGCTGGGAGTAATTCTACTTTGTGTAGATGAAAAACGCTCAAAAACTCATGATCTTCACCATCAACTTCTATAACACTACAACCAGGAATTTTCTTCACCCCAGCATTCTTCCTCACATTACGTACTTTAACCCGTTCACTAGATTCTGCGTATATATTTGATAAGTTTACATATGCACCGTCATTTTTACACTCTAACTCAACTAGTTTTCTCGGTGCTACCTCTCTTGGAGTATCTTCTTAAAGACATCAACAGCTTAGCAGCCAGATGTGACCGCATTATTTTTATCACATCAATATCTTTGAGCTACGAAAGTTGCTGACTCTAGCCAAGCTTGCTTCCACCATTAAGTTATGAGCCACATGGATAACCAATCCCCCTCGAATCATTCAACTTCTACATAAAACATAGTAGTGGGAAAGCTCTACCCTCTGTAAGAAGCCTTTGTAGTTTCTTGGTTGATCAAGTCCGTTTACCAACAAAATATAATTCTTCACGATGTCTACCAATAACATCTTCTCTCCTCTTACTCCATGTCAACTGAAACAGGATTAACGTTAGCAACATGACCTGATATAATCGCCTTGAAATCTCACCCAACATGACTTTAATTTCATCATATCCGGAGTGTGTTTTATGCCCAACCAAAAACTCATGATCTTCACCATCAACTTCTATAACACTACAACCAGGAATTTTCTTCACTCCAGCATTCTTCATTAACTTCCTCGCATTACTTACTTTAACCCATTCACTAGATTCTGCGTATATATTTGATAAGTTTAAATATGCACCGTCGTTTTTACACTCTAACTCAACTAGTTTTCTCGGTGCTAACTCACTCAACTTCGACTTCCCATTAGGAGGGCGCCCCAAGCAGCCACATGAGGTGTTATTGGCATGTCCTGAATGAAATTTATGGCATCTTCTAAACACCCAGCTCTATATAAATCAACCACACAACCATAATGCTCCTGCCGAGGTTCAAGTCCATAAAAGTTAGACATCGATTCAAAATGTTTGATACCTTCTTCAACTAGACCAGCTACACTACACCCACGTAAAACTGACACAAACGTGACGCCATTAGGTTGAACCCCTTCTTTTTTTATGAGATCACacatttcaagagaatcaagacGTTCAATGTCAAATCCATTTATTGCTAATCCATTCATTAAACTACTCCAAGTATACACATTCTTCTTCCTCGTCTTCTCAAAGACTTCCACTACTTTACGCATATTCCTGCACTTTGAATACATATCCACAAGAGCAGTCCCTACTGTTACTGTCATTCGGACATCGTTTCTTTCCATATAAACATGAACCCATCTCCCTTGATCTAATGCTCCTAAGTGAGAACAAGCACATAAAACAGACACCAATGTTCCTTCATTAACTTTCACATCTTCAGATAACATTAAACGAAACAAACGTAACGCCTCTCTTGACCCTCCGGATTGCGCATACCCTGAAATCATTGCAGTCCAAGCAATGGAATCCCTAACCGACATTTATCAAACAGTTCGCGAGCAATATCCACTTCACCAGATTTAGCACAAGCCCTCGCCATTGCAGTTTGAGAAACCAAATCCTGTTCAAATAACGTTGAATAGATACTTGAACAAGAACTCAGAAACCGCAATTCGGAATACATATGAATTAACCCAAACTTTGAACGTGTGGGTCTAATTCGAACCCATATTTGATTACAGCACTATGAATGGAAAACCCAATCTCAGGTGATTCAGAAATCTGGGTACAACTTCTAGCCATTAAATTAAACGCGTAATTATCGGGTGAAAGAGTTTGAGATTGAAGAGTTTGATTACAgtaatgatgaatatgttttcattTCAAAATTGAGGACTTTATATAAGTGatctttttggaaaataaatacacCGTGGAATGCTACGTATTTTTCGGTAATGCTATTCGGCACCCGTAACAGCGCCCCACTCTACgtaagttttctttctttcttcttttttttttttttttgaaaaagataacCCTCTCTCGGAGTCTCGGTTGCTCTTCgttgtaatttatttatttatttatttattttttgaaaaggtaTGGTTACATTGAAGGCTCTTCTTTGCATTGCATTTTTCAGAATCATCAAATTGCAGGTCAAATGCAGCTCAAAATCATCAAATAGTACCTCGACAATAGATAATAGCACGAACCAGAGCATAATTAACATAGAATTTgactgaaataaaaaaaatccgaAGGGTCTTATTTTTAACAGTAAAGTCAAATACCCCATCTTCCTTTTTCATTTTAATCTTTCATTTCTTGATATAAGAGAAATGCAAGAACTAATTTTCCATAAAAATAAATGAAGCTTGGATTTGAAATTCAACCTCCCAAGATTATCCGAGTGCAAGAAATTTCCAGTACATATATAATGGTGAAAGTTCCACTAAAATCATTGTGTCCTTGTTTAGAAACCCCATATGAAATTACCAAACCTTATCAATTTCGATTGATTACTTTTTTTACCATGATATGTTAAAAAACCCACCTTTTACATCTTTTTTTCCAACAAACTCATATAATTGAATCTCCATTTAAAACCTGAAAATCAATGATACTAACCCATTGTGTTTAACTCAAAATTATTCGTCATGAAAACTTAAATAGGAAGGGTAATAATACTTTGATTTGACTCTAGCTATGCCTAAAATCTTAAAAATTGTATCTGCTATAGTGTCCAGAATAAAACACACACAATCGGATTTTGAAATCAAAATTCGGATTTATAAAAATAATGAATAAAGTGTTATGGAGTCTTGGATAGTTGGATTAATGATTATTATTTAGGGTTTTCATTCCTTCAATTTGGTCTTTTCTTTGCTTTAATTAGGATTGCAAGACAGAGATGTAAATAAGAGTAAGATCTAATGATTTCTTCAATAGGATACGAGGGAATATATGTTTTGATGGAGAAAAAGAGAGATGGCcgagcaaaaaataaataaataaataaataagagagATGAGAAGTGAGAGATGCTCCTAACTTCAGCAGAAGTACGAAAAAATAC
Above is a genomic segment from Papaver somniferum cultivar HN1 chromosome 10, ASM357369v1, whole genome shotgun sequence containing:
- the LOC113315397 gene encoding chloroplastic import inner membrane translocase subunit HP30-2-like, with amino-acid sequence MNFKELENGYRNWVSKQSFPVQVTVSVSNAIRGAAFGGPVGAAAQVAGHIFPHHSLAIKSKAFLGTPMEEARVFAAARGINASIACVMKRIRGKEDVQTTMAAVLVS